The proteins below are encoded in one region of Candidatus Bathyarchaeota archaeon A05DMB-5:
- a CDS encoding hydrogenase iron-sulfur subunit — MTEKSGFEPKIIGFLCNWCSYAGADLAGVSRIQYPPNIRIIRVMCSGRIDPTFILEAFKNGADGVLVAGCHLPSDCHYISGNFKAQRRVTLLKKVLQDFGIEPERLRLEWVSASEGDRFAAIVRDMVEQIKKLGPSPLKNAEVNA, encoded by the coding sequence ATGACCGAGAAAAGCGGGTTTGAACCAAAAATTATAGGTTTCCTCTGCAACTGGTGCAGCTATGCAGGTGCAGACTTGGCCGGAGTAAGCCGAATTCAGTATCCACCAAATATAAGAATCATACGCGTCATGTGCAGCGGCCGAATCGACCCAACCTTTATTCTCGAAGCCTTCAAAAACGGTGCAGACGGCGTGCTCGTAGCCGGATGCCATCTGCCTTCAGATTGCCACTACATTAGTGGAAACTTCAAAGCGCAAAGAAGGGTAACTCTTTTAAAGAAAGTTCTTCAAGATTTCGGAATCGAACCTGAACGCTTACGGTTGGAGTGGGTTTCAGCCAGCGAAGGTGACAGGTTCGCGGCAATCGTGCGGGACATGGTTGAACAAATAAAAAAGCTTGGACCAAGCCCATTAAAAAACGCGGAGGTTAATGCTTAA
- a CDS encoding DUF2061 domain-containing protein → MEKPIRSLVKAVSWRVVATLTTILLVFVFSKDLTLGTVVGITELVVKTVVYYVHERMWNLSNFGRIKE, encoded by the coding sequence ATGGAGAAACCAATTAGAAGTTTAGTGAAGGCAGTTTCTTGGAGGGTTGTTGCAACTTTGACAACGATACTTTTGGTGTTCGTATTTAGTAAGGACCTGACCTTGGGAACTGTTGTTGGAATCACAGAGCTTGTTGTAAAAACGGTTGTTTACTACGTGCATGAACGTATGTGGAACTTGTCAAATTTTGGCAGAATAAAAGAATAA
- a CDS encoding 4Fe-4S dicluster domain-containing protein codes for MAEVEEKEPIKASEMDPKFKYEIAKMHGGEKLMRCFQCGTCTSDCPVAKFSETYRPRQIIRMAQLGLKDRVLNSDTLWLCAACFTCTDRCPQDVEVASVIRVLRNLAAEKGIVPQVFKEQAMSILESGYAYKIPDLRIKKRETFGLPPLPRGNSEGIKKALHGVSFLKHLEKKGE; via the coding sequence ATGGCTGAAGTTGAAGAGAAAGAGCCGATAAAAGCGTCGGAAATGGATCCTAAATTCAAATATGAAATTGCAAAAATGCACGGCGGAGAAAAACTGATGCGCTGTTTCCAGTGTGGAACATGCACATCTGACTGCCCAGTCGCAAAGTTCAGCGAAACATATCGCCCTAGACAAATAATTCGCATGGCACAGCTTGGACTTAAAGACCGCGTGCTAAACAGCGACACATTATGGTTGTGCGCAGCATGTTTCACGTGTACAGACCGTTGTCCGCAAGATGTTGAAGTAGCCAGTGTAATCCGCGTACTGCGCAATTTAGCCGCAGAAAAAGGCATAGTGCCTCAAGTGTTTAAAGAGCAAGCTATGAGCATTCTTGAGTCGGGCTACGCTTACAAAATTCCAGATTTGAGAATAAAGAAGCGAGAAACTTTTGGGTTGCCGCCACTGCCAAGGGGCAATTCTGAAGGTATAAAGAAAGCGCTTCATGGAGTGAGCTTTCTAAAGCATCTTGAAAAGAAGGGTGAGTAG
- a CDS encoding FAD-dependent oxidoreductase: MVDKDSILHQAGLTMTSGSSTNVKRQLPPCRSACPARVNVQGYVALLQKGKFKEAVELIRQDMPFPAICGRVCFSPCEDACARTNVDQAVAIRALKRIVADVEREYERVKPKPIPKKHKEKIAIIGAGPAGITAAYELVKLGYHVTVFERMSEPGGMMRYCIPDFRLEKFVVLNEIAYIKDLGVEIKTGVEFGKDITIESLRKDGYKAVFLAIGTQLGMKLNVPGEDLECVINAVDFLRKIALGERVEVGEKVAVVGGGNSAIDAARTAKKLGAKEVMILYRRSREEMPALPHEVELAEKDGVKFYFLVAPKQIIGENGKVKAIECLRMRLGEPDESGRRRPVPISFSEHQYEVDMVIPALGQVAESACIPKELLDKEARAPSMKVDPLTLETNMPGVFAGGDIATGPASIIEAVGAGKRAAVSIHLYLTGQDLRKGRDDAVEEVTWVKNWGSLKKKERRYEPPIEKPRLSFEEAAEYLERTKQKAMFEAFRCLGCGPCAECLASLELCEGDKAVVDENLCVGCNVCAVVCPFGAVKKDEREIARVNEDLCKGCGICAARCPEQAITMKKTPNEQIMSLALAKAEGQ, from the coding sequence TTGGTAGATAAGGATAGTATTCTACATCAAGCTGGTTTAACAATGACAAGTGGTAGTAGCACAAATGTAAAGAGACAACTGCCACCATGCCGCTCAGCCTGTCCAGCACGCGTCAACGTTCAAGGATACGTCGCTCTGCTCCAAAAAGGCAAATTCAAAGAAGCAGTCGAACTCATAAGGCAAGACATGCCTTTTCCCGCAATTTGTGGAAGAGTCTGTTTCAGCCCTTGCGAGGATGCATGTGCAAGAACAAACGTGGACCAAGCCGTAGCTATCCGCGCTCTAAAAAGGATTGTTGCCGACGTAGAACGTGAGTATGAACGCGTAAAACCAAAACCCATACCAAAGAAACATAAGGAAAAAATTGCCATAATCGGCGCAGGTCCAGCTGGCATAACGGCAGCCTACGAACTTGTAAAACTTGGCTATCACGTAACTGTTTTTGAACGTATGTCTGAACCCGGCGGCATGATGCGGTATTGCATACCAGATTTTCGCCTTGAAAAATTTGTTGTATTAAACGAAATCGCCTACATCAAAGATTTGGGTGTGGAGATAAAAACTGGCGTGGAATTTGGAAAAGACATTACAATTGAAAGCTTACGCAAAGATGGTTACAAAGCCGTTTTTCTAGCTATTGGAACACAGCTTGGCATGAAACTGAACGTGCCAGGCGAAGATTTGGAATGTGTCATAAACGCCGTGGATTTCCTGAGAAAAATTGCGCTTGGAGAACGTGTTGAAGTCGGCGAGAAAGTTGCGGTTGTTGGCGGTGGAAACAGCGCAATAGATGCTGCAAGAACAGCTAAAAAACTCGGCGCAAAAGAAGTCATGATACTGTATAGGCGTTCTCGTGAAGAGATGCCTGCGCTACCGCATGAAGTGGAGTTAGCTGAAAAAGACGGCGTAAAATTCTATTTCTTAGTCGCGCCAAAACAAATCATAGGCGAAAATGGCAAGGTCAAAGCCATAGAATGCTTGCGAATGCGATTAGGCGAACCAGACGAGAGTGGAAGAAGACGCCCTGTCCCAATAAGTTTTTCTGAACATCAATATGAAGTGGACATGGTAATTCCTGCGCTGGGACAAGTTGCAGAGTCTGCGTGCATACCTAAAGAGCTTCTGGACAAAGAAGCAAGAGCACCATCAATGAAAGTTGACCCATTAACATTAGAAACCAACATGCCCGGCGTGTTTGCAGGAGGCGACATAGCCACTGGCCCGGCGAGCATAATTGAAGCCGTTGGAGCCGGCAAAAGAGCAGCTGTTTCCATCCATCTCTACTTGACTGGACAAGATTTGCGAAAAGGAAGAGACGACGCTGTTGAAGAAGTAACGTGGGTTAAAAACTGGGGTTCCTTGAAAAAGAAAGAACGAAGATATGAGCCGCCAATAGAAAAGCCGCGTTTGAGCTTTGAGGAAGCAGCTGAATATTTAGAAAGAACAAAGCAGAAAGCAATGTTTGAAGCTTTTCGCTGTTTGGGATGCGGACCATGCGCAGAATGTCTTGCAAGCTTGGAGCTTTGTGAAGGCGACAAGGCAGTTGTTGACGAAAACCTCTGCGTAGGCTGTAACGTGTGCGCGGTTGTTTGCCCGTTTGGCGCCGTCAAAAAGGATGAAAGAGAAATTGCCAGAGTAAACGAAGACCTTTGCAAAGGCTGCGGAATATGTGCTGCACGTTGCCCAGAGCAAGCGATAACGATGAAGAAGACGCCTAACGAGCAAATTATGAGTCTTGCTTTGGCAAAAGCGGAGGGACAATAA
- a CDS encoding hydrogenase iron-sulfur subunit has protein sequence MEADDPKIVCFMCNWAFCQNETEVPSNVNVVRIMCLGRVDPVLVLDTLVNGVDGVMLVGCKPPDCHYQEGNLQAERAVKMLTKLVALGGLEPQRIKLVWHSPLDEKNFEYYAKEFSREIGKLGFSPLRNKDLAPKIKVNLSAAKNAASDFRLRVLLGREKELTEGVNVYGEKLSQDEFDELLDEIVKEEFVRHKIYVLTKTKPFSVKNLAEMIEMKPAAVLRQIVDMRRRNMIALDHVEGQTPFYKALEVK, from the coding sequence ATGGAAGCAGACGACCCTAAAATTGTTTGTTTCATGTGTAACTGGGCTTTTTGTCAAAACGAAACCGAAGTTCCCTCAAACGTTAATGTTGTTCGAATCATGTGTCTTGGAAGAGTGGACCCAGTCCTCGTTTTGGACACACTTGTGAACGGAGTTGATGGCGTCATGCTCGTGGGTTGCAAACCACCAGACTGTCACTATCAGGAAGGAAACCTTCAAGCAGAACGCGCCGTAAAAATGCTCACAAAACTCGTTGCATTAGGTGGCTTGGAGCCTCAACGCATAAAATTAGTTTGGCATTCACCATTAGATGAGAAGAACTTTGAATATTATGCCAAAGAGTTTTCCAGAGAAATTGGAAAACTTGGGTTTTCTCCGTTGCGAAACAAGGATTTAGCTCCAAAAATCAAGGTTAACCTCTCAGCAGCCAAGAACGCCGCTTCAGATTTTCGGTTGAGAGTTTTGCTTGGCAGAGAAAAGGAGCTAACTGAAGGCGTTAACGTTTACGGCGAAAAGCTGTCGCAAGACGAATTTGATGAGTTGCTAGATGAAATCGTAAAAGAAGAGTTTGTTCGACACAAAATCTACGTCTTAACCAAAACCAAACCCTTCTCCGTGAAGAACTTGGCAGAAATGATTGAAATGAAACCTGCGGCGGTGTTAAGGCAGATTGTTGACATGCGCCGTAGAAACATGATAGCCTTAGACCATGTGGAAGGTCAAACTCCCTTTTACAAGGCTTTGGAGGTTAAGTGA
- a CDS encoding CoB--CoM heterodisulfide reductase iron-sulfur subunit A family protein produces MAKDKVGAVLVVGGGVAGIQASLDLADSGFKVYLVDEGASIGGVMAQLDKTFPTNDCSMCILSPKLVATGRHPNITILTNTEILGLDGEAGNFEVKLRKRSRYIIEDKCNGCGLCAQKCPIEAVDMYNEGLSERGAIYVDYPQAVPLKYKIDREKCIGCGTCYEICKAKAVAYDQQDSEATLKVGSIILAPGFEPFDARLKTEYGYGRYPNVVTSIEFERILSASGPYGGLVVRPSDGEIPKKIAFIQCVGSRDYQLGNTYCSAACCMYGMKEAVIAKEHTPTKLEPTIFYMDLRAYGKEFDAYYNRAKEEWGIKFVRSRVAGVTEDPLTGNLFVHYVEDETPKTEEFDMVVLSIGMQPPKSVEKLAKAFGIKLNKYNYCETGHFTPLETSKPGIFVCGAFSAPKDIPESVAQASGAAAKAMNVVATERGKLVTVKEYPPERDISQEEPRIGVFVCHCGINIGGVVNVPEVVEYAKTLPYVVYAEANLYTCSQDTQKLIREKIQQHNLNRVVVASCTPRTHEPLFRETVQEAGLNPYLFEMTNIRDQCSWVHMHEPKEATEKAKDLVRSIVAKAKLLKPLKKPEISVTPVGLVIGGGVSGMTAALELARQGFEVHLVEREKELGGHLRTIHYLLEKGENPKERLNELIKEVMENEKIHVHLDSEVAEVSGFVGNFKSKIKKHSGKEDEVEHGIVIVATGATEYKPKEYLYGKDPRVMTQHELEEKLANGKFKAKNVVMIQCVGARNEERPNCSRICCGQAIKNALKIKELSPETEVYVLFKDIRSYGFKEDYYREAAQKGVLFINYEDERKPQVANVDGKLKVSFWEPVLKETVEIEPDFLILSAATIPNPDNKRIAEMLKVPLTKDGFFLEAHMKLRPVDFATEGVFLCGIAHSPKYIDESIAQACAAAARATTILSKPTLEMEGIVANVNEDLCSGCRICEYLCPYGAIEMKEKDGKLTAHVIEALCKGCGACGTACPTKAIIMGHFTTEEILAQVKAALVEVQA; encoded by the coding sequence ATGGCAAAAGACAAAGTTGGAGCTGTTTTAGTCGTCGGCGGAGGAGTTGCTGGTATACAAGCATCGTTAGATTTGGCGGATTCCGGCTTCAAGGTGTATTTGGTTGATGAAGGCGCAAGCATTGGCGGCGTCATGGCTCAGCTTGACAAAACATTTCCAACAAACGACTGTTCAATGTGTATCCTTTCGCCTAAACTTGTGGCAACTGGAAGGCATCCGAACATCACGATTCTGACAAACACTGAAATATTGGGTTTAGACGGCGAAGCTGGAAACTTCGAAGTAAAACTTCGAAAACGCAGTCGTTACATAATCGAAGACAAATGCAACGGTTGCGGCTTATGTGCACAAAAATGTCCAATTGAAGCTGTTGACATGTATAATGAAGGTTTAAGCGAAAGAGGCGCAATTTACGTTGACTATCCACAAGCAGTTCCGCTCAAATACAAAATAGACCGTGAAAAATGCATTGGCTGCGGAACATGCTACGAAATCTGCAAAGCAAAGGCAGTGGCATACGACCAACAAGACAGCGAAGCCACACTCAAAGTCGGCTCAATTATACTTGCACCCGGCTTTGAACCCTTCGATGCAAGATTGAAAACCGAATATGGTTATGGACGCTATCCAAACGTGGTGACAAGCATAGAATTCGAACGCATCTTGAGTGCATCCGGACCCTACGGCGGACTCGTCGTGCGACCTTCGGACGGCGAGATTCCAAAGAAAATTGCGTTTATTCAATGTGTAGGTTCGAGAGACTATCAGCTCGGCAACACTTACTGTTCCGCAGCGTGCTGCATGTACGGCATGAAAGAAGCAGTAATAGCCAAAGAACACACACCAACCAAATTGGAGCCAACAATCTTTTACATGGACTTGCGAGCTTACGGAAAAGAATTCGATGCCTACTACAACCGCGCTAAAGAAGAGTGGGGCATAAAATTTGTGAGGTCAAGAGTTGCGGGTGTGACTGAAGATCCGTTGACCGGCAACCTCTTCGTTCACTATGTTGAGGATGAAACGCCGAAAACCGAAGAATTCGACATGGTCGTCCTATCCATCGGAATGCAACCGCCAAAAAGCGTTGAAAAACTCGCTAAAGCTTTTGGAATAAAACTCAACAAATACAACTACTGTGAAACCGGACACTTTACGCCATTAGAAACATCAAAACCAGGCATATTCGTTTGCGGAGCCTTCAGCGCTCCCAAAGACATTCCAGAAAGCGTCGCACAAGCAAGCGGAGCAGCAGCCAAAGCAATGAATGTTGTAGCTACTGAAAGAGGAAAACTTGTGACAGTCAAGGAGTATCCGCCAGAAAGAGACATCAGCCAAGAAGAACCGCGCATAGGCGTTTTCGTCTGTCACTGCGGAATAAACATTGGCGGAGTCGTCAACGTTCCCGAAGTCGTGGAATATGCTAAAACCTTACCCTACGTGGTTTACGCTGAAGCCAACCTCTACACTTGCTCGCAGGACACGCAAAAGCTCATCCGCGAAAAAATTCAACAACACAACCTGAACCGTGTCGTCGTAGCCTCCTGCACGCCTAGAACGCATGAACCGCTTTTTAGAGAAACAGTCCAAGAAGCAGGCTTAAACCCCTACTTGTTCGAAATGACCAACATCCGCGACCAGTGTAGTTGGGTGCATATGCATGAGCCTAAAGAAGCCACTGAAAAAGCCAAAGACCTCGTCCGCTCAATAGTCGCTAAAGCCAAACTTTTGAAGCCGCTTAAGAAACCAGAAATCAGCGTCACGCCAGTTGGGTTGGTCATAGGCGGTGGAGTTTCCGGCATGACTGCGGCGCTTGAACTTGCAAGGCAAGGGTTTGAAGTGCATCTTGTTGAGAGAGAAAAAGAGCTTGGCGGACACTTACGCACAATTCACTATTTATTAGAAAAAGGGGAAAACCCAAAAGAAAGACTGAACGAGTTAATCAAAGAAGTCATGGAAAACGAGAAGATACACGTTCACTTAGACTCGGAAGTTGCTGAAGTAAGCGGTTTCGTCGGCAACTTCAAATCAAAAATAAAGAAGCACAGCGGTAAAGAGGACGAAGTTGAGCATGGCATCGTCATAGTTGCCACAGGCGCAACCGAATACAAACCAAAAGAATACCTTTACGGTAAAGACCCACGGGTGATGACACAGCATGAACTGGAAGAAAAGCTTGCGAACGGCAAATTTAAAGCTAAAAACGTTGTTATGATTCAATGTGTAGGTGCTAGAAACGAGGAAAGACCGAACTGCTCGCGGATATGTTGTGGACAAGCGATAAAGAACGCTTTAAAAATTAAAGAGCTAAGCCCTGAAACAGAAGTCTACGTTTTATTCAAGGACATTCGCTCTTACGGTTTTAAAGAAGACTATTACCGTGAAGCCGCACAGAAAGGAGTCCTATTCATAAATTATGAAGACGAAAGAAAGCCGCAAGTAGCAAACGTTGACGGAAAGTTAAAAGTGTCCTTCTGGGAGCCCGTTTTGAAAGAAACTGTTGAAATCGAACCAGACTTTCTAATCTTAAGCGCCGCAACAATCCCGAACCCAGACAACAAACGCATTGCCGAAATGCTTAAAGTGCCACTAACAAAGGACGGTTTCTTCCTGGAAGCTCACATGAAACTCCGCCCAGTTGACTTTGCCACCGAAGGCGTTTTCTTGTGTGGAATTGCTCATTCACCAAAATACATCGACGAAAGCATAGCGCAGGCATGCGCTGCAGCGGCAAGAGCTACAACCATACTTTCGAAACCCACGCTTGAGATGGAAGGAATTGTGGCAAACGTGAACGAAGATTTATGTAGCGGTTGTAGGATTTGTGAATATCTATGCCCGTACGGTGCCATAGAAATGAAGGAAAAAGACGGTAAGCTTACAGCACACGTAATTGAAGCATTATGTAAAGGATGCGGAGCATGCGGCACGGCATGCCCAACCAAAGCCATCATAATGGGTCACTTCACCACGGAAGAGATACTTGCTCAAGTTAAAGCCGCACTTGTGGAGGTGCAAGCATGA
- a CDS encoding phosphate uptake regulator PhoU, translating to MESRKVQKVGYSTMTVSLPSEWAKQNNINPGDIVFLLPEKDGTLKIVPSHVAQKEEADEYIINADACDEHGLLERIIVGSYILGRDVIRVTSSTRIGKEHVDEIRRIVRKLIGLGILEETPKNILLQCSVDPAKFKLDMLIRRLSLISSTILSETMQAFLEGNETLAIEAINREDEADTIYYLAVRLLLAAQQKPEIAEQTGATDVVFIPATRLILQYLELIADYSEDMAKKIIDLEVYRRKLPKNVIEKIYHLSELTQTIFQKALDCVFTRDLKVANSVLEMKSVLQTESDKLMREIPEIPYLRAIISCLNKIADKGATIADIAINRALEQPSKEVENIIRTVKHVRTLPLAAKKKT from the coding sequence TTGGAAAGCAGAAAAGTGCAAAAAGTAGGATATTCAACAATGACCGTGTCACTGCCAAGCGAATGGGCAAAACAAAACAACATCAACCCCGGCGACATCGTCTTCCTCTTGCCCGAAAAAGACGGCACACTAAAAATCGTGCCAAGCCACGTGGCACAAAAAGAAGAAGCCGATGAATACATAATAAATGCTGACGCTTGCGACGAGCACGGATTGCTTGAGAGAATAATCGTTGGAAGCTACATACTAGGACGTGATGTCATAAGAGTAACCTCTTCAACCAGAATAGGAAAAGAGCATGTTGACGAAATCCGCCGAATTGTCCGCAAACTAATAGGATTAGGCATTCTCGAAGAAACTCCGAAAAACATTCTTTTACAATGCTCTGTCGACCCAGCCAAATTCAAACTTGACATGCTAATCAGGCGGTTATCTCTAATTTCGTCAACAATATTGTCTGAAACGATGCAAGCTTTTCTAGAAGGAAATGAAACCTTAGCCATAGAAGCCATAAACCGTGAAGACGAAGCCGACACAATCTACTATTTAGCGGTGCGTCTGCTTTTGGCTGCGCAGCAAAAACCAGAAATTGCAGAACAAACGGGCGCGACAGACGTGGTCTTCATTCCTGCAACACGCTTGATACTTCAATATTTAGAATTGATTGCAGACTACTCAGAAGACATGGCTAAAAAAATTATCGATCTCGAGGTATATCGCCGAAAATTGCCGAAGAACGTGATTGAAAAAATCTATCATCTAAGTGAGTTAACGCAAACCATTTTTCAGAAGGCTTTGGATTGCGTTTTCACACGTGACCTCAAAGTTGCAAACAGCGTGCTAGAAATGAAGAGCGTACTCCAAACTGAATCGGACAAACTTATGCGGGAAATTCCTGAAATTCCGTATTTGAGGGCAATAATTTCGTGTTTGAACAAAATTGCAGATAAAGGCGCCACAATAGCAGACATCGCCATTAACAGAGCGCTAGAGCAACCGAGTAAGGAAGTGGAGAACATTATTCGCACAGTAAAACATGTGCGGACTTTACCATTAGCCGCGAAGAAGAAAACTTAG
- the gcvH gene encoding glycine cleavage system protein GcvH translates to MRTQGIPAEKRKELLVTPELLLYTPKHTWAQVTPEGNIRVGVSDYAQRHLKGIAHVMTEAVGKEVNKMEPFGVAETWMFMFDLYAPVSGKIAKVNEKLRNEPNIINEDPYGEGWIVEIKPKNSLVLEQELKGLLGPREYNKLVNKLEGRLRE, encoded by the coding sequence ATGCGCACCCAAGGAATCCCAGCAGAAAAACGCAAGGAGCTTCTGGTCACACCAGAACTGTTGCTCTACACGCCCAAGCACACATGGGCTCAAGTCACGCCTGAAGGAAACATCCGTGTAGGCGTATCTGACTATGCACAGAGGCACTTGAAAGGAATAGCCCACGTAATGACTGAAGCGGTTGGTAAAGAAGTTAACAAGATGGAGCCTTTCGGTGTTGCGGAAACTTGGATGTTCATGTTTGACCTCTATGCGCCAGTCAGCGGTAAAATAGCCAAAGTTAACGAGAAGCTTAGGAATGAACCAAATATAATCAACGAAGACCCCTACGGCGAAGGTTGGATTGTGGAGATAAAACCGAAGAACTCGTTGGTTTTAGAACAAGAACTCAAAGGTTTACTGGGTCCAAGAGAATACAACAAGCTGGTTAACAAACTGGAAGGAAGACTGCGCGAGTAG
- a CDS encoding CoB--CoM heterodisulfide reductase iron-sulfur subunit B family protein, which translates to MARNQYLIFLGCAIPYRVSAYEISARKVLQKLDVELVEMPEFNCCGLPLDPVSHEMMLILAARNLALAEQKGLDIITLCPGCAGTLKKVNKMLKEDKALREEINKHLKESGLEFKGAVNAKHIMQVLKEDVGLEKIKDSVVKPLTMLKVAEHNGCHILRPKEYIGFDDPEDPQTLKMLIEATGATCLDYMDETECCGAPSVGVSDKVALQLARDKLNHVKQVSAEALITICPFCHIMYDTNELRIEKMFNETYGIPVLHYPQLLGLAMGMSPEELAFNELRVDASKILKHITEGGE; encoded by the coding sequence ATGGCTAGGAATCAGTATCTCATTTTCCTTGGATGCGCGATTCCATACCGTGTTTCAGCTTATGAAATATCTGCGAGAAAGGTTCTCCAGAAACTAGACGTTGAGCTTGTTGAAATGCCTGAATTCAACTGTTGCGGTCTTCCGCTTGATCCAGTCAGCCACGAAATGATGCTAATTCTTGCAGCTAGAAATTTGGCTTTGGCTGAACAAAAGGGACTGGACATTATCACTCTGTGTCCCGGCTGCGCTGGAACTTTGAAGAAAGTTAACAAGATGCTTAAAGAAGACAAAGCCTTGCGGGAAGAAATAAACAAGCATTTGAAAGAATCAGGCTTAGAGTTTAAGGGAGCAGTCAACGCGAAGCACATAATGCAAGTTCTAAAGGAAGATGTGGGCTTAGAAAAGATAAAAGATTCCGTTGTTAAACCGCTCACAATGCTTAAAGTGGCGGAACATAACGGTTGCCACATACTACGACCAAAAGAATACATAGGATTCGACGACCCAGAAGACCCCCAAACGCTCAAGATGCTTATTGAAGCGACAGGCGCAACATGTTTAGATTACATGGATGAGACTGAATGTTGTGGAGCACCAAGCGTCGGCGTAAGCGACAAAGTCGCCTTACAACTTGCAAGAGATAAACTAAACCATGTTAAACAAGTCAGCGCAGAAGCTTTGATAACAATTTGTCCATTCTGTCACATAATGTACGACACTAACGAGTTGCGCATAGAAAAAATGTTTAACGAAACTTACGGCATTCCAGTTCTGCATTATCCACAATTGCTCGGTTTAGCTATGGGCATGTCGCCTGAAGAGCTTGCATTTAACGAGCTTAGAGTTGACGCTTCTAAAATATTAAAGCATATTACTGAAGGTGGGGAATAA